The following proteins are encoded in a genomic region of Brachypodium distachyon strain Bd21 chromosome 1, Brachypodium_distachyon_v3.0, whole genome shotgun sequence:
- the LOC100837237 gene encoding solanesyl-diphosphate synthase 1, mitochondrial isoform X2 has product MVVAEVPKLASAAEYFFKMGAEGKRFRPTVLLLMASALKFPISESTEGGVFSMLTNTLRTRQQNIAEITEMIHVASLLHDDVLDDADTRRGVTSLNCIMGNKLSVLAGDFLLSRACVALAALGNTEVVSLMATAVEHLVTGETMQISTSREQRRSMEYYLQKTYYKTASLISNSCKCVALLAGHTADVSLLAYEYGRNLGLAFQLIDDVLDFTGTSASLGKGSLSDIRHGIITAPMLYAMEEFPQLHEVVDQGFDNPANVELALDYLQKSQGIERTKKLAQEHANLAIKAIEALPDSDDEDVLISRRALIDITQRVITRTK; this is encoded by the exons ATGGTGGTTGCTGAG GTCCCTAAACTAGCATCAGCCGCTGAGTACTTTTTCAAGATGGGAGCCGAGGGAAAAAGATTCCGACCTACG GTTTTGTTATTGATGGCATCAGCTCTAAAATTCCCGATATCAGAATCAACAGAAGGTGGAGTTTTCAGTATGCTGACAAATACGCTCCGGACACGGCAGCAAAACATTGCGGAGATAACTGAAATGATCCAT GTTGCAAGTCTTCTGCATGATGATGTTCTGGATGATGCTGACACTAGGCGAGGTGTCACTTCATTGAATTGCATTATGGGTAACAAG ctttCAGTTCTGGCTGGTGATTTTCTCCTGTCTAGAGCATGTGTGGCACTTGCAGCACTTGGGAATACAGAG GTGGTATCTCTAATGGCAACTGCTGTAGAACATCTAGTTACTGGTGAAACTATGCAGATCTCGACAAGTAGAGAGCAACGGCGAAG TATGGAATACTACTTGCAGAAGACATACTACAAAACAGCATCATTGATATCAAATAGTTGCAAATGTGTTGCTCTTCTTGCAGGGCACACTGCTGATGTTTCACTCCTTGCATACGAATATGGTCGAAACCTG GGTCTGGCCTTCCAGTTGATCGACGATGTTCTTGACTTCACAGGCACCTCTGCATCACTTGGGAAGGGTTCATTATCTGATATTCGTCAT GGAATCATTACTGCCCCAATGCTATATGCGATGGAAGAATTCCCACAACTACATGAAGTTGTTGACCAGGGTTTTGATAATCCTGCAAATGTTGAGCTT GCCCTGGACTACCTCCAGAAGAGCCAGGGGattgaaagaacaaaaaagcTTGCACAGGAACACGCTAACCTTGCCATCAAAGCCATCGAAGCTCTACCGGATAGTGATGACGAAGATGTTCTGATCTCAAGGCGGGCTCTTATTGATATCACGCAAAGAGTCATCACAAGGACAAAGTAG
- the LOC100822287 gene encoding CLK4-associating serine/arginine rich protein, with protein MDESWRCTMGAAVPRQRSPAAGVQQSQSLAADDFRDVFGGPPRTVLLSSFYGEPAADHAAAGSYYCYGGVAGHRRPYADGRGGGRIAAAAVPTEEGFFDDIFGARARHVRSRSSRSKSTKSSSVVSSDDFGGSGRRARPDAALSSFASKLRPIAIPSRRYDSSPPSTASTRGDHQYYQSQSSFACSTAAYPACRYYYGGESKSKASGSSSSAASGAGRNYKQQRASGGGFCCFTSNAGETSSHEPSFRRTTQTHRGAEDDDVDYGQYCYSPSSSAASSSLFGNPLSRTTPRRSLEEEAAMMMMMEVRERAPLLMDDDDIDSVGAAAVDEAIAWAKERFWSHDDQ; from the exons ATGGACGAGTCATGGAGGTGCACGATGGGCGCGGCGGTGCCGCggcagcgatcgccggcggccggagtcCAGCAGAGCCAgagcctcgccgccgacgacttCCGGGACGTGTTCGGGGGCCCGCCGCGCACCGTGCTGCTCAGCAGCTTCTACGGCGAGCCCGCAGCCGatcacgcggcggcggggtcctaCTACTGCTacggcggcgtcgccggccACCGGAGGCCGTACGCCGacggccggggcggcggcaggattgcggcggccgccgtgccCACGGAAGAAGGCTTCTTCGACGACATCTTCGGCGCACGCGCGCGCCACGTGCGTTCCAGGTCGTCGAGGTCCAAATCGACCAAGTCCTCCTCCGTCGTCAGCTCCGACGACTTCGGtggctccggccgccgcgcccgccccgacgccgccctctcctccttcGCCTCTAAGCTCAG GCCGATCGCGATCCCGTCGCGGCGGTACgactcgtcgccgccgtccacgGCGTCGACGAGAGGGGATCATCAGTACTACCAGAGCCAGAGCAGCTTCGCCTGCTCCACGGCCGCGTACCCGGCCTGCCGCTACTACTACGGCGGCGAATCCAAGTCCAAGGCgtccggcagcagcagcagcgcagcCTCGGGCGCCGGGCGGAACTACAAGCAGCagcgagcgagcggcggcggcttctgcTGCTTCACGTCGAACGCAGGGGAGACGAGCAGCCACGAGCCCAGCTTCCGCCGGACTACACAAACACACCGCGgggccgaggacgacgacgtggACTATGGGCAGTACTGCtactcgccgtcgtcgtcggcagcgtcgtcgtcgctgttCGGCAACCCgctgtcgaggacgacgccgcggcggagcctggaggaggaggcggccatgatgatgatgatggaggTCAGGGAGCGTGCGCCCCTGCtcatggacgacgacgacatcgACAGCGTGGGCGCCGCTGCGGTGGACGAGGCGATTGCCTGGGCCAAGGAGAGGTTCTGGAGCCACGACGACCAGTGA
- the LOC100837237 gene encoding solanesyl-diphosphate synthase 1, mitochondrial isoform X1, translating to MSWRWALARRVATLVGGGSGSGAAQAQRLFSSSGSALLGRLLPTPPSQIRNKVVGCRGAAFVSSRWLHDAQYQVRQDGVSRAEEQQDPFELVADELSILANRLRSMVVAEVPKLASAAEYFFKMGAEGKRFRPTVLLLMASALKFPISESTEGGVFSMLTNTLRTRQQNIAEITEMIHVASLLHDDVLDDADTRRGVTSLNCIMGNKLSVLAGDFLLSRACVALAALGNTEVVSLMATAVEHLVTGETMQISTSREQRRSMEYYLQKTYYKTASLISNSCKCVALLAGHTADVSLLAYEYGRNLGLAFQLIDDVLDFTGTSASLGKGSLSDIRHGIITAPMLYAMEEFPQLHEVVDQGFDNPANVELALDYLQKSQGIERTKKLAQEHANLAIKAIEALPDSDDEDVLISRRALIDITQRVITRTK from the exons ATGTCCTGGCGGTGGGCTCTCGCGCGGCGCGTCGCCACGCTGGTCGGCGGCGGAAGCGGGAGCGGCGCGGCTCAGGCGCAGAGGCTCTTCTCCTCGTCGGGAAGCGCACTCCTGGGGAGGCTCCTCCCTACTCCGCCGTCCCAGATTCGGAACAAG GTGGTGGGTTGCAGAGGAGCTGCCTTCGTGAGCTCGCGATGGTTACATGATGCCCAATACCAGGTTCGCCAAGATGGAGTTTCGAGGGCTGAA GAACAGCAGGATCCATTTGAATTGGTTGCTGATGAGCTGTCAATACTGGCAAATAGGCTACGGTCCATGGTGGTTGCTGAG GTCCCTAAACTAGCATCAGCCGCTGAGTACTTTTTCAAGATGGGAGCCGAGGGAAAAAGATTCCGACCTACG GTTTTGTTATTGATGGCATCAGCTCTAAAATTCCCGATATCAGAATCAACAGAAGGTGGAGTTTTCAGTATGCTGACAAATACGCTCCGGACACGGCAGCAAAACATTGCGGAGATAACTGAAATGATCCAT GTTGCAAGTCTTCTGCATGATGATGTTCTGGATGATGCTGACACTAGGCGAGGTGTCACTTCATTGAATTGCATTATGGGTAACAAG ctttCAGTTCTGGCTGGTGATTTTCTCCTGTCTAGAGCATGTGTGGCACTTGCAGCACTTGGGAATACAGAG GTGGTATCTCTAATGGCAACTGCTGTAGAACATCTAGTTACTGGTGAAACTATGCAGATCTCGACAAGTAGAGAGCAACGGCGAAG TATGGAATACTACTTGCAGAAGACATACTACAAAACAGCATCATTGATATCAAATAGTTGCAAATGTGTTGCTCTTCTTGCAGGGCACACTGCTGATGTTTCACTCCTTGCATACGAATATGGTCGAAACCTG GGTCTGGCCTTCCAGTTGATCGACGATGTTCTTGACTTCACAGGCACCTCTGCATCACTTGGGAAGGGTTCATTATCTGATATTCGTCAT GGAATCATTACTGCCCCAATGCTATATGCGATGGAAGAATTCCCACAACTACATGAAGTTGTTGACCAGGGTTTTGATAATCCTGCAAATGTTGAGCTT GCCCTGGACTACCTCCAGAAGAGCCAGGGGattgaaagaacaaaaaagcTTGCACAGGAACACGCTAACCTTGCCATCAAAGCCATCGAAGCTCTACCGGATAGTGATGACGAAGATGTTCTGATCTCAAGGCGGGCTCTTATTGATATCACGCAAAGAGTCATCACAAGGACAAAGTAG